From Pagrus major chromosome 18, Pma_NU_1.0, a single genomic window includes:
- the LOC141013864 gene encoding LOW QUALITY PROTEIN: uncharacterized protein (The sequence of the model RefSeq protein was modified relative to this genomic sequence to represent the inferred CDS: substituted 1 base at 1 genomic stop codon), giving the protein MDSSSHTLPPSSPCPSPFGGSLPFSSSPQQTCSLPLSPTSFPPSPASLSPATAESVHSSSPLSHCTASQCLEGQNIQHLSPANISDQDDLTCLNWLHQRGNLLPLQPLPKMTQLPQQPTHPLPPALSKPPYSFSSLIFMAIEDSPDKRLPVKDIYEWIVNNFPYYRTATGGWRNSVRHNLSLSKSFRRLQRDKSQVGAXLTGFVYLFQSVGKGSLWCVCPEYRPALLEVLKKTHSYHSTNSNLINKPALLEEAEFGVPAVCDSFEISDPLSHTLLLSTSSPQTLTHGNPTFSENPPCPLTPDHEELVTMESVDYQQEEVCEEMEKDPLSDSGYIELHYYQSHEYLVLPGDTELDLETVEILQLDAEAQEAAGSLLDLAGGGY; this is encoded by the exons ATGGATAGTAGCTCTCACACACTGCCACCCTCGTCACCATGTCCTTCCCCTTTTGGAGGGTCCCTGCCTTTCTCCTCCTCGCCACAGCAGACCTGCTCACTCCCACTTTCCCCTACCTCATTCCCCCCGTCCCCTGCTTCACTCTCTCCAGCCACAGCGGAGTCTGTTcactcttcctcccctctctcacaCTGCACAGCCTCTCAGTGCCTCGAAGGACAAAACATACAGCACCTCAGCCCGGCAAACATATCTGACCAGGATGACCTGACCTGCCTCAACTGGCTGCATCAGCGGGGCAACCTGCTGCCACTGCAGCCCCTTCCCAAAATGACACAGCTGCCTCAGCAACCTacccatcctcttcctcctgccttgTCCAAACCACCGTACTCCTTCAGCAGCCTGATTTTCATGGCAATAGAAGATTCACCTGACAAGAGGCTTCCGGTGAAAGATATCTACGAATGGATTGTGAACAATTTCCCTTACTACAGGACAGCCACTGGAGGCTGGAGGAACTCTGTTAGACACAACCTGTCCCTGAGCAAGAGCTTCCGCCGCCTCCAGAGGGACAAGAGCCAGGTGGGGGCATGACTCAC TGgctttgtgtatttgtttcagTCCGTAGGGAAGGGAtcgctgtggtgtgtgtgtccagagtATCGGCCGGCACTCCTCGAGGTGCTGAAGAAGACCCACAGTTATCACAGCACCAACAGCAACCTGATCAACAAGCCTGCACT GTTGGAAGAAGCTGAATTCGGGGTGCCTGCAGTGTGTGACTCTTTTGAAATCTCAG ATCCTCTTTctcacaccctcctcctctctacgtcCTCACCCCAAACCTTGACCCATGGCAACCCCACTTTCTCCGAAAACCCACCGTGCCCTTTGACCCCAGATCACGAGGAACTCGTCACCATGGAGTCGGTTGATTACCAGCAGGAGGAGGTCTgtgaggagatggagaaggacCCCCTGTCAGACAGCGGGTACATCGAGTTACACTATTACCAGTCTCACGAGTACCTGGTGCTGCCGGGTGACACTGAGCTGGACCTGGAGACTGTGGAGATCCTTCAGCTCGATGCCGAGGCCCAGGAGGCTGCTGGGTCACTGCTGGACCTCGCAGGTGGTGGATATTAA
- the atl3 gene encoding atlastin-3, whose product MGREPGPVQIVTVCKEDHSFALDTEALGRILLAPEVRDKHVVVLSVAGAFRKGKSFLLDFMLRYMYRKGDVNWLGQDDEPLTGFSWRGGSEPETTGIQLWSEVFPVQKSDGTEVAVVLMDTQGAFDYQSTVKDCATIFALSTMTSSIQIYNLSQNIQEDDLQQLQLFTEYGRLAMDEIFQKPFQSLMFLVRDWSFPYEYSYGFKGGNEFLDKRLQVNESQHEELQTVRDHIHSCFTKISCFLLPHPGLKVATHPSFDGKLKDVAPEFREQLESLIPKLLHPDRLAEKEINGNKVTCRGLLEFFKAYIKIYQGEDLPQPKTMLMATAEANNLAAVATAKDQYYKNMEKVCGGDLPYVSPESLEEKHHFNFREALHAFSSTKKMGGQEFCDRYQEQLEKELGDMWQSFAKHNESKNLFSAFRTPAVLFVLVCFLYVLSGVLLFVGLSAFALACDCTMGVVMMSMLTWAFIRYSGRYRTVGVTIDQAAGVVLEQATVALNKTRGASAVDQKKSS is encoded by the exons ATGGGGAGGGAACCAGGCCCAGTTCAGATCGTCACAGTGTGTAAGGAGGATCACTCCTTCGCTTTGGACACGGAGGCGTTGGGTCGGATTCTGTTGGCTCCTGAGGTCCGAGACAAACATGTGGTCGTGCTGTCAGTGGCCGGAGCCTTCAGGAAGGGCAAGAGCTTCCTGCTGGATTTCATGCTCCGCTACATGTACAGAAAG GGTGATGTAAACTGGCTGGGTCAGGACGATGAGCCGCTGACTGGATTTTCTTGGAGAGGAGGTTCAGAACCAGAAACGACTGGCATCCAGCTGTGGAGTGAAGTTTTCCCCGTCCAAAAGAGCGATGGAACAGAG GTGGCGGTAGTGTTGATGGACACTCAGGGAGCCTTTGATTACCAGTCCACTGTGAAGGACTGTGCCACCATCTTTGCCCTCAGCACCATGACCAGCTCAATACAG ATCTACAATCTGTCTCAGAACATACAAGAGGACGATCTGCAGCAGCTACAG CTGTTCACAGAGTACGGTCGTCTTGCCATGGATGAGATCTTTCAGAAGCCCTTTCAG TCTTTGATGTTCCTGGTCAGGGACTGGAGCTTTCCCTATGAATACAGCTACGGGTTTAAAGGAGGCAATGAGTTCCTGGATAAACGCTTACAG GTTAACGAGTCCCAGCATGAGGAGCTGCAAACAGTGAGGGATCACATCCATTCATGCTTCACCAAAATTTCCTGCTTCCTGTTACCTCACCCTGGGTTGAAGGTTGCCACCCACCCTTCTTTTGATGGAAAACTAAAAG atgTGGCCCCAGAGttcagagagcagctggagaGCCTGATACCTAAACTGCTGCACCCGGATCGTCTGGCTGAgaaagaaataaatggaaacaaaGTCACTTGCCGGGGCCTGCTTGAGTTTTTCAAG GCTTACATCAAGATTTACCAGGGTGAAGACCTGCCACAACCAAAGACGATGCTCATG GCTACAGCAGAGGCCAACAACCTGGCAGCTGTGGCAACAGCCAAAGATCAGTATTATAAGAACATGGAGAAG GTGTGTGGCGGAGACTTGCCCTATGTGTCTCCTGAGTCTCTGGAGGAAAAGCATCACTTCAACTTCCGAGAGGCTCTTCACGCCTTCTCCTCGACCAAGAAGATGGGCGGACAAGAGTTTTGTGACCGTTACCAAGAACAGCTGGAGAAGGAGCTGGGGGATATGTGGCAGTCATTTGCCAAACACAATGAG TCCAAAAATCTCTTCAGCGCCTTCCGGACACCTGCAGTGCTGTTTGTCCTCGTGTGCTTCCTCTACGTGCTGTCAGGTGTGTTGCTCTTCGTCGGCCTGTCCGCCTTCGCCCTGGCGTGTGACTGTACTATGGGTGTGGTCATGATGTCCATGCTGACGTGGGCCTTCATCCGCTACTCTGGTCGGTACCGGACTGTAGGAGTAACCATCGACCAGGCTGCAGGTGTCGTCCTGGAGCAG gcCACCGTGGCGTTGAACAAGACGAGAGGTGCGAGCGCTGTTGACCAGAAG